In Oryza sativa Japonica Group chromosome 11, ASM3414082v1, the following are encoded in one genomic region:
- the LOC9271600 gene encoding cysteine-rich receptor-like protein kinase 44 isoform X2, protein MSVQHQNIVKLIGYCYETKNKVVEYNGKLTYAEISERVICFEYLKRGNLANFISDESGGGLDWTTRYRIIKGACEGLNYLHNGQEKPIYHLDLKPENILLDENMAPKIADFGLSRLFESTKTHITKTVNGTRGYMPPEFIDQGKITKKFDVFSLGVIIIQIIAGIDGYRQCCDMSSTQEFVDYVYAKWNKRVQGISRYASREADMLAVRQCIELSLRCVEANRDKRPAINDIIHQLNELDAEIENMFMRQPKSLLGQKSSESKYVGLDPVRELRFPFEVKKDISCCLQLTNQTDYFIAFNTKANQKKYSTQPNKGTIAPWSSCYVTVTMKAQETAPPYLQCHDMFVVQSTRVNEDLEPETEDITEELFKKTMGKVVDEEKLPIVYVALPQAES, encoded by the exons ATGTCTGTCCAGCATCAAAATATTGTGAAATTAATTGGCTACTGCTATGAAACGAAAAATAAAGTTGTTGAATATAATGGCAAACTTACTTATGCTGAAATAAGTGAGCGAGTTATCTGCTTCGAATATTTGAAGCGTGGAAACCTAGCAAATTTTATTTCTG ATGAATCTGGTGGTGGACTTGACTGGACCACGAGGTACAGAATAATTAAAGGGGCTTGCGAGGGATTAAATTATCTTCACAATGGACAAGAAAAGCCTATTTACCATCTGGACTTAAAGCCCGAAAATATATTGTTAGATGAGAACATGGCACCGAAAATTGCAGATTTTGGCTTGTCCAGACTCTTTGAATCGACAAAAACACATATAACGAAAACTGTGAATGGAACAAG AGGATACATGCCACCAGAATTCATAGACCAAGGAAAAATCACTAAGAAGTTTGACGTATTCAGTTTGGGCGTCATAATTATACAGATAATCGCTGGAATTGACGGCTACAGACAGTGTTGTGACATGTCGTCCACCCAAGAATTTGTTGATTAT GTATATGCAAAATGGAACAAAAGAGTGCAGGGAATATCGAGGTATGCATCGCGCGAAGCAGACATGCTCGCAGTGAGACAATGTATTGAATTATCGTTAAGATGTGTGGAGGCCAACCGAGACAAAAGGCCTGCGATAAATGATATAATCCATCAACTGAACGAGTTAGATGCTGAGATTGAAAACATGTTTATGCGTCAGCCCAAGTCACTTTTGGGCCAG AAAAGCTCTGAATCCAAATATGTTGGGCTTGATCCTGTCCGCGAGCTTCGATTCCCCTTCGAGGTAAAGAAGGATATATCATGCTGTCTGCAGCTAACAAACCAGACGGATTACTTCATCGCGTTTAATACAAAGGCAAACCAAAAGAAGTATAGCACACAACCAAACAAAGGAACCATTGCACCATGGTCCAGTTGCTATGTCACTGTAACCATGAAAGCACAGGAGACGGCACCCCCGTATTTGCAGTGCCATGACATGTTCGTTGTGCAGAGCACTAGAGTGAATGAGGACCTCGAACCTGAAACTGAAGATATCACTGAAGAATTGTTCAAGAAAACAATGGGTAAGGTCGTGGATGAGGAGAAGCTGCCGATCGTTTATGTGGCGTTGCCCCAGGCAGAAAGCTAG
- the LOC9271600 gene encoding cysteine-rich receptor-like protein kinase 44 isoform X1: protein MEFTFHLIEEITNKFSDKQKIGEGGYGKVYKGVHNGKEIAVKKLNLLPGLNDTVFKNESLNLMSVQHQNIVKLIGYCYETKNKVVEYNGKLTYAEISERVICFEYLKRGNLANFISDESGGGLDWTTRYRIIKGACEGLNYLHNGQEKPIYHLDLKPENILLDENMAPKIADFGLSRLFESTKTHITKTVNGTRGYMPPEFIDQGKITKKFDVFSLGVIIIQIIAGIDGYRQCCDMSSTQEFVDYVYAKWNKRVQGISRYASREADMLAVRQCIELSLRCVEANRDKRPAINDIIHQLNELDAEIENMFMRQPKSLLGQKSSESKYVGLDPVRELRFPFEVKKDISCCLQLTNQTDYFIAFNTKANQKKYSTQPNKGTIAPWSSCYVTVTMKAQETAPPYLQCHDMFVVQSTRVNEDLEPETEDITEELFKKTMGKVVDEEKLPIVYVALPQAES from the exons ATGGAGTTTACATTCCATTTGATAGAAGAAATTACCAATAAATTTTCTGACAAGCAAAAAATTGGTGAGGGTGGGTATGGAAAAGTTTACAAG GGAGTACATAATGGGAAGGAGATTGCTGTGAAGAAACTTAATTTGTTGCCGGGACTCAATGATACGGTATTCAAAAATGAATCTCTTAACCTTATGTCTGTCCAGCATCAAAATATTGTGAAATTAATTGGCTACTGCTATGAAACGAAAAATAAAGTTGTTGAATATAATGGCAAACTTACTTATGCTGAAATAAGTGAGCGAGTTATCTGCTTCGAATATTTGAAGCGTGGAAACCTAGCAAATTTTATTTCTG ATGAATCTGGTGGTGGACTTGACTGGACCACGAGGTACAGAATAATTAAAGGGGCTTGCGAGGGATTAAATTATCTTCACAATGGACAAGAAAAGCCTATTTACCATCTGGACTTAAAGCCCGAAAATATATTGTTAGATGAGAACATGGCACCGAAAATTGCAGATTTTGGCTTGTCCAGACTCTTTGAATCGACAAAAACACATATAACGAAAACTGTGAATGGAACAAG AGGATACATGCCACCAGAATTCATAGACCAAGGAAAAATCACTAAGAAGTTTGACGTATTCAGTTTGGGCGTCATAATTATACAGATAATCGCTGGAATTGACGGCTACAGACAGTGTTGTGACATGTCGTCCACCCAAGAATTTGTTGATTAT GTATATGCAAAATGGAACAAAAGAGTGCAGGGAATATCGAGGTATGCATCGCGCGAAGCAGACATGCTCGCAGTGAGACAATGTATTGAATTATCGTTAAGATGTGTGGAGGCCAACCGAGACAAAAGGCCTGCGATAAATGATATAATCCATCAACTGAACGAGTTAGATGCTGAGATTGAAAACATGTTTATGCGTCAGCCCAAGTCACTTTTGGGCCAG AAAAGCTCTGAATCCAAATATGTTGGGCTTGATCCTGTCCGCGAGCTTCGATTCCCCTTCGAGGTAAAGAAGGATATATCATGCTGTCTGCAGCTAACAAACCAGACGGATTACTTCATCGCGTTTAATACAAAGGCAAACCAAAAGAAGTATAGCACACAACCAAACAAAGGAACCATTGCACCATGGTCCAGTTGCTATGTCACTGTAACCATGAAAGCACAGGAGACGGCACCCCCGTATTTGCAGTGCCATGACATGTTCGTTGTGCAGAGCACTAGAGTGAATGAGGACCTCGAACCTGAAACTGAAGATATCACTGAAGAATTGTTCAAGAAAACAATGGGTAAGGTCGTGGATGAGGAGAAGCTGCCGATCGTTTATGTGGCGTTGCCCCAGGCAGAAAGCTAG